One window of the Halictus rubicundus isolate RS-2024b chromosome 6, iyHalRubi1_principal, whole genome shotgun sequence genome contains the following:
- the LOC143354791 gene encoding pancreatic triacylglycerol lipase-like isoform X1, which translates to MGNFRAFISLGVISVALTCALGQSTSTDTIFFRHYNKNGSHTDVNIKNVTLLIPKLDLTKWTMFYIHGYGETVDSNSVITVTDAYFKTDINVVAIDYGKLAANNYLILVGLIDSISQAIGQSLNQLQASGLDQYKIHIIGHSFGGQVSGRISAFLNYILPRITGLDPAGPLFYTGKYLSASDAKFVDIIHTDKLFYGNPYNSGSVNFHPNYGRKIQPGCPLLSIPFSNEDLCSHHRSWRFYAESVTNPLGFLGVQCADDLSFQTNSCNYSDIVQMGFDTPSTARGVYYLHTNSQSPFAKGLQGTRS; encoded by the exons ATGGGGAACTTTCGCGCGTTTATTTCCCTTGGTGTTATTAGTGTTGCCCTGACAT GTGCTTTAGGCCAGTCAACATCAACGGACACGATTTTCTTCCGACACTACAATAA AAATGGCTCGCACACGGACGTTAATATCAAGAATGTCACGCTTCTTATACCTAAATTGGATTTGACTAAATGGACAATGTTTTACATTCACGGATACGGCGAAACCGTGGACAGCAATAGTGTCATCACAGTAACGGACG CTTATTTTAAAACGGATATAAACGTGGTTGCTATCGACTATGGGAAACTTGCAGCCAACAATTACTTAATTCTTGTGGGATTAATTGATTCAATCTCCCAGGCTATAGGTCAAAGTTTAAATCAATTACAAGCTAGTGGTTTAGATCAGTATAAAATTCATATAATTGGACATTCCTTCGGTGGACAGGTATCTGGACGAATAAGTGCCTTCCTGAACTACATTCTCCCCAGGATAACAG GTTTAGATCCAGCTGGTCCTCTATTTTACACCGGAAAATATTTGAGTGCCAGCGATGCTAAGTTCGTCGACATTATACACACTGACAAGCTGTTTTACGGTAATCCGTACAACTCTGGTTCTGTGAATTTCCATCCGAATTATGGACGTAAAATACAACCTGGTTGTCCCCTGCTTAGTATACCTTTTTCGAACGAAG ATTTGTGCAGTCATCATAGATCCTGGAGGTTTTATGCGGAGTCAGTGACTAATCCATTAGGATTTTTGGGCGTTCAATGCGCCGACGATTTGAGTTTCCAAACGAATTCGTGTAATTATTCGGATATAGTCCAAATGGGATTTGATACACCAAGCACTGC AAGGGGCGTTTACTACCTGCACACAAATTCACAAAGCCCGTTCGCAAAAGGACTGCAAGGGACACGATCGTGA
- the LOC143354791 gene encoding pancreatic triacylglycerol lipase-like isoform X2, protein MFYIHGYGETVDSNSVITVTDAYFKTDINVVAIDYGKLAANNYLILVGLIDSISQAIGQSLNQLQASGLDQYKIHIIGHSFGGQVSGRISAFLNYILPRITGLDPAGPLFYTGKYLSASDAKFVDIIHTDKLFYGNPYNSGSVNFHPNYGRKIQPGCPLLSIPFSNEDLCSHHRSWRFYAESVTNPLGFLGVQCADDLSFQTNSCNYSDIVQMGFDTPSTARGVYYLHTNSQSPFAKGLQGTRS, encoded by the exons ATGTTTTACATTCACGGATACGGCGAAACCGTGGACAGCAATAGTGTCATCACAGTAACGGACG CTTATTTTAAAACGGATATAAACGTGGTTGCTATCGACTATGGGAAACTTGCAGCCAACAATTACTTAATTCTTGTGGGATTAATTGATTCAATCTCCCAGGCTATAGGTCAAAGTTTAAATCAATTACAAGCTAGTGGTTTAGATCAGTATAAAATTCATATAATTGGACATTCCTTCGGTGGACAGGTATCTGGACGAATAAGTGCCTTCCTGAACTACATTCTCCCCAGGATAACAG GTTTAGATCCAGCTGGTCCTCTATTTTACACCGGAAAATATTTGAGTGCCAGCGATGCTAAGTTCGTCGACATTATACACACTGACAAGCTGTTTTACGGTAATCCGTACAACTCTGGTTCTGTGAATTTCCATCCGAATTATGGACGTAAAATACAACCTGGTTGTCCCCTGCTTAGTATACCTTTTTCGAACGAAG ATTTGTGCAGTCATCATAGATCCTGGAGGTTTTATGCGGAGTCAGTGACTAATCCATTAGGATTTTTGGGCGTTCAATGCGCCGACGATTTGAGTTTCCAAACGAATTCGTGTAATTATTCGGATATAGTCCAAATGGGATTTGATACACCAAGCACTGC AAGGGGCGTTTACTACCTGCACACAAATTCACAAAGCCCGTTCGCAAAAGGACTGCAAGGGACACGATCGTGA